DNA from Phragmites australis chromosome 16, lpPhrAust1.1, whole genome shotgun sequence:
TGTCCCATTGAATTTGACCACAGCGGCCTCTTCTCCGGCCATCCAATTAGACCACTGGAAAAAAGAAACCAGGAAAACCGTGAAAGCCTGTCATACTTTCGAGCCTTCAACCATGCCCAAGTCCATGGTGACATCATGAATATAAACAGCGCACAAACTTCCAGGAAGAAACCGCCGACAAAAAGTGAATATGTGATTGCAATATCAGCTCTGCTATAACTATGTTTGTTGCCTGAAAGGAAGAGAATGAAGGCGACCAAAGCAGATATCTGAGAGATACATCGCAGTATAATGCCACTCCTTGTTCTGAGCACAAGAGCCTTGGTGTAGAGATCATCATACATCATGCCAAGCTCAATCCCTAACACCTTGAGCACTTGGTTGGGTAGCCAAGTTCCCAAACCTTCACGACCAAACCTCACGGAACTACCAACAAATAAGGTTCGCCCAGCGAAAAAATTAAGGACATCTAGCATTGAACGCAGACCAGTGCAGACAGTGTTAGAATAACCAGCATCCCCATCAATCAATTCTGGAAAGTGATGCTTACAGTGATCTCCAGTGGAGCTCTCAAGACTTTTAAAGCTCCCACACTTGAGAGACCATATCCTTTCTCCATACTTGATAATCCCCGCAACAAACACAAAGATACCTGAAACTAGAAGCTCCACGCTGTGCCTTCCAATAGACTTCCAGAATACATATAAAGTTAGGACAACCTGCACTACCAGATTCAATAAGTGCCTCAACCACAAGTTGTTGTCCTCCATGGCAAAAGCAGTGATAGTGTCCTGCCCGCCAAGATGGATGAGGAGGAAGGGAGACCAAAAGAAAGCTAGAGGCTGGATTGCCCTTATTGTGTCCCTTCCAATGGTGGCATCCTTATGTTGTGAGAGGTAGCCAAGGGCGTAAACTGCTATCATGTCTGCTCCCAAATAAGCTATCCAAATGGAGAGCCTAAGCAACGTGTTGATGCTACGCACACGAAGACCACCAGTGAAGAATAGGAATATTTGTATTGCAAAACTTAGAAGCACTAGCATCTGAATTTCCCAATCATGATATAGTTTGACCAAGTTCTCCATTGTGCATTAGATTTCCTTTGTAACAAATCACCTGTTAGTTACAAAAATGAATACAAGTTAGTGTGGCTTCTACAAAATAGCAAATTTCTTTGTACACTACCATGGTTCAACATAGACATCGATTTAGCTCCACGCACATACAAcaaaaaaaaccataaaataACAAATTACTTATTTTACTAAAACTATTAGGTCCCAATTGAATTGTTACAGTCAGGCACCAAAAGAAGCTCGAGTGTCAAACTAGGGCTGGAGATGCACCGAACACTGCCACACCTGTTATGGGGGTAACACCAGGCTAGGAGTCTTCACTTTTATGTTGATTAGCATATCCCTTAATTTGGTTTGGTTTGTTAGTGATTAAATTATCTAGCTGGTATCCTTAGATCTATCTGTTAGGGGCAACATTATTAAGGGGATTAG
Protein-coding regions in this window:
- the LOC133895902 gene encoding uncharacterized protein LOC133895902, with protein sequence MENLVKLYHDWEIQMLVLLSFAIQIFLFFTGGLRVRSINTLLRLSIWIAYLGADMIAVYALGYLSQHKDATIGRDTIRAIQPLAFFWSPFLLIHLGGQDTITAFAMEDNNLWLRHLLNLVVQVVLTLYVFWKSIGRHSVELLVSGIFVFVAGIIKYGERIWSLKCGSFKSLESSTGDHCKHHFPELIDGDAGYSNTVCTGLRSMLDVLNFFAGRTLFVGSSVRFGREGLGTWLPNQVLKVLGIELGMMYDDLYTKALVLRTRSGIILRCISQISALVAFILFLSGNKHSYSRADIAITYSLFVGGFFLEVCALFIFMMSPWTWAWLKARKYDRLSRFSWFLFSSGLIGWPEKRPLWSNSMGQYNLRGWFEGSDQPKSCGQRVMNMARKLATSIGVEKEKIFWLSKLLDTEYVKVDKEMECLAEAAGCFVREPYEFQRTREWPNLDPLLRYAQVFYIADFGFAIVFMHLVTELHLSKYPCSDVEADVAADIEVLVEVCRKLSRYMMHLLISLPSLLPLNASAVATLDRWQADMSENDIMTELKELEPQPGKEALEEIKEVWVRLIIYAAAKSQPEMHAAQLGRGGEALTFVWLQLAHYNCGDFGFSRIELTRDRSKHSIFYVLQLKEVVMEGTGFPG